In the Chitinophagales bacterium genome, one interval contains:
- the ffh gene encoding signal recognition particle protein translates to MFEKLQESIEASLKTLKGQGKITDINVAATAKEVRRALVDADVSYKVAKDFTDKVKDEAIGKGILTSVSPSQMFIKIMNDALTELMGGSQQDINITGTPPIILIAGLQGSGKTTFTHKLAFYLKNKKKFKPLMVAADVYRPAAMEQLKALGEKISVPVYVEMENKNPLQIAENAIKYAKENNCNLIIVDTAGRLAVDEAMMREISQLKNELKPSETLFVVDSMTGQDAVNTAKAFNDTINFDGVVLTKMDGDTRGGAALSIRYVVDKPIKFISQGEKEDSLDIFHPDRMANRILGMGDIVSLVEKAQEVYDEKKARELSKKIAKSQFDFDDFLDQLGQIRKMGNMKDLMKMIPGVGNAMKDIDVDEKQFVKIEAIIQSMTPKERANPDILDMKRKMRIAKGSGNSIEKVNAFIKQFEQMKKMMKQMQNFTPGRR, encoded by the coding sequence ATGTTTGAAAAGTTACAGGAAAGTATAGAAGCCTCGCTCAAAACGCTGAAAGGGCAGGGTAAAATAACCGATATAAATGTGGCAGCTACTGCCAAGGAGGTTCGTCGTGCATTAGTTGATGCCGATGTGAGTTATAAAGTAGCAAAAGATTTTACTGACAAAGTAAAAGATGAGGCCATAGGAAAAGGAATTTTGACTTCTGTTTCTCCTAGTCAAATGTTCATTAAAATCATGAATGACGCCCTCACCGAATTGATGGGTGGCAGTCAACAAGATATCAATATTACAGGTACTCCGCCGATCATTTTAATAGCTGGTTTACAGGGTTCTGGTAAGACGACTTTTACACACAAACTCGCATTCTACCTTAAAAATAAGAAAAAATTTAAGCCTCTTATGGTGGCAGCTGACGTCTATAGACCAGCAGCTATGGAACAATTGAAGGCACTAGGTGAGAAGATTAGTGTGCCGGTATATGTAGAAATGGAGAATAAAAACCCACTACAGATAGCTGAAAATGCTATCAAATATGCCAAGGAAAATAATTGCAACCTGATTATAGTCGATACAGCAGGTAGATTGGCGGTGGATGAGGCTATGATGAGGGAAATATCTCAATTGAAAAATGAACTAAAACCTTCGGAGACCTTATTCGTAGTAGATTCCATGACAGGGCAAGATGCGGTGAATACTGCTAAGGCATTTAACGATACCATAAACTTTGATGGCGTGGTACTTACAAAAATGGATGGCGATACCCGAGGTGGTGCAGCCTTATCTATTCGCTACGTCGTGGATAAACCTATCAAATTCATATCACAAGGAGAAAAAGAAGATTCGCTCGATATATTTCACCCAGATAGGATGGCGAATAGAATCCTCGGCATGGGTGATATTGTATCGCTCGTGGAGAAAGCTCAAGAGGTTTATGACGAGAAAAAAGCAAGGGAGTTATCCAAGAAAATAGCTAAAAGCCAGTTTGATTTCGATGATTTCCTAGACCAATTGGGGCAAATACGAAAGATGGGTAATATGAAAGATTTGATGAAGATGATACCTGGTGTAGGTAATGCTATGAAAGATATTGATGTGGACGAAAAACAATTTGTAAAAATTGAGGCCATTATTCAATCTATGACTCCGAAAGAGAGGGCAAATCCAGATATATTGGATATGAAACGAAAAATGCGTATCGCTAAAGGTAGCGGAAATAGTATTGAAAAGGTCAATGCATTTATCAAACAATTCGAGCAAATGAAGAAGATGATGAAGCAAATGCAAAATTTCACCCCAGGAAGAAGGTAA